From the Gouania willdenowi chromosome 19, fGouWil2.1, whole genome shotgun sequence genome, one window contains:
- the fbxo11b gene encoding F-box only protein 11 isoform X4, with translation MNSVRATNRRPRRVSRPRPVQPERNNGERDEEAPAAAAAEMAIEESGPGAQNSPYQLRRKTLLPKRTAAASATATAACPSKGPMEGASTSSTEAFGHRAKRARVSAPAEQYLQQKLPDEVVLKIFSYLLEQDLCQAACVCKRFSQLANDPILWKRLYMEVFEYTRPMMHPEPGRFYQVIPEEHEHPNPWKESFQQLYKGAHVKPGFAEHFYSNPGRYKGRENMLYYDTIEDALGGVQEAHFDGLIFVHSGIYTDEWIYIESPITMIGAAPGKVADKVVIENTRDSTFVFMEGSEDLYVGYMTIKFNPDDKSAQHHNAHHCLEITVNCSPNIDHCIIRSTCTVGSAVCVSGQGACPTIKHCNISDCENVGLYITDHAQGIYEDNEISNNALAGIWVKNHGNPIIRRNHIHHGRDVGVFTFDHGMGYFENCNIHRNRIAGFEVKAYANPTVVRCEIHHGQTGGIYVHEKGRGQFIENKIYANNFAGVWITSNSDPTIRANAIFNGNQGGVYIFGDGRGLIESNDIYGNALAGIQIRTNSCPIVRHNKIHDGQHGGIYVHEKGQGVIEENEVYSNTLAGVWVTTGSTPVLRKNRIHSGKQVGVYFYDNGHGVLEDNDIYNHMYSGVQIRTGSNPKIRRNKIWGGQNGGILVYNSGLGFIEDNEIFDNAMAGVWIKTDSNPTLRRNKIHDGRDGGICIFNGGRGLLEENDIFRNAQAGVLISTNSHPILRKNRIFDGFAAGIEITNHATATLEGNQIFNNRFGGLFLASGVNVTMKDNKIQNNQDAIEKAVSRGQCLYKISSYTSYPMHDFYRCHTCNTTDRNAICVNCIKKCHQGHDVEFIRHDRFFCDCGAGTLSNPCTLAGEPTHDTDTLYDSAPPIESNTLQHN, from the exons CGAGGCGGGTGTCGAGGCCGCGCCCGGTACAGCCAGAACGAAACAACGGGGAGAGAG ATGAGGAGGCTCCTGCAGCAGCCGCAGCAGAAATGGCTATTGAGGAATCTGGTCCAGGAGCTCAGAACAGTCCCTATCAGCTTCGCCGAAAGACCCTGCTCCCCAAGAGAACCGCCGCTGCCTCCGCCACTGCCACCGCCGCCTGTCCCAGCAAGGGTCCAATGGAG GGAGCCTCCACGTCGTCCACAGAGGCCTTTGGCCATCGGGCCAAGCGGGCACGAGTGTCCG CCCCAGCAGAGCAATATCTACAACAGAAGCTCCCCGATGAGGTTGTTTTGAAAATTTTCTCCTACTTACTGGAGCAGGATCTTTGTCAGGCCGCTTGTGTGTGTAAGAGATTCAGCCAACTGGCAAACGATCCCATCCTATG GAAGCGGCTATACATGGAGGTGTTTGAGTACACGCGTCCCATGATGCACCCAGAGCCAGGCAGGTTCTACCAGGTCATCCCCGAAGAACACGAACACCCAAACCCGTGGAAGGAGAGCTTCCAGCAGTTG TACAAAGGTGCACATGTAAAGCCAGGCTTCGCTGAGCATTTTTACAGTAACCCTGGGAGATACAAAGGCAGAGAGAATATGCTG TATTACGACACCATCGAGGATGCACTGGGTGGCGTACAGGAAGCTCATTTCGATGGTCTTATTTTTGTTCACTCCGGCATCTACACAGACGAGTGGATTTACATAGAATCCCCCATCACCATGATCGGAGCAG CTCCCGGTAAAGTTGCTGACAAGGTGGTGATAGAGAATACCCGAGATTCAACGTTTGTTTTCATGGAGGGCTCGGAGGATTTATATGTGGGATACATGACTATCAAG TTTAATCCTGACGATAAGTCGGCGCAGCACCACAACGCCCACCACTGCCTCGAGATCACAGTCAACTGCAGTCCCAACATCGACCATTGCATCATCCGCTCCACATGCACAG TTGGTtcagctgtgtgtgtcagtggaCAAGGAGCATGCCCCACCATCAAGCACTGCAACATCAGCGACTGTGAGAACGTTGGTCTGTACATTACAGATCATGCACAg GGCATTTATGAAGATAACGAAATTAGCAACAATGCATTAGCGGGAATTTGGGTGAAAAACCATGGTAACCCCATCATTAGACGTAACCACATCCACCATGGAAGAGATGTGGGCGTGTTCACGTTTGACCATGGAATG GGTTACTTTGAGAATTGTAATATCCATAGAAATCGTATAGCAGGCTTCGAGGTGAAGGCGTACGCCAACCCCACAGTGGTGCGCTGCGAGATTCACCACGGCCAAACGGGCGGCATCTACGTTCACGAGAAGGGGCGTGGCCAGTTTATAGAGAACAAGATTTACGCCAATAACTTTGCTGGGGTGTGGATCACATCCAACAGTGACCCGACAATACG GGCAAACGCAATATTCAACGGTAACCAAGGTGGAGTGTACATATTTGGAGACGGACGAGGTTTGATAGAAAGCAACGACATCTATGGCAACGCTTTGGCTGGAATCCAGATTCGAACCAACAGCTGCCCCATAGTACGGCACAACAAGATTCACGACGGACAACACGGAGGCATCTATGTG cacgAGAAAGGTCAGGGAGTGATCGAAGAGAACGAAGTTTACAGCAACACACTCGCAGGCGTGTGGGTGACCACGGGGAGCACGCCGGTTCTCCGCAAGAACCGCATCCACAGTGGGAAACAG GTAGGAGTATATTTCTATGACAACGGTCATGGAGTGTTAGAAGACAACGACATCTACAATCACATGTACTCCGGTGTCCAAATAAG GACGGGGAGCAACCCAAAGATCCGGCGCAACAAGATTTGGGGAGGCCAGAACGGGGGGATCCTAGTCTACAACTCAG GTCTCGGCTTCATCGAGGACAACGAGATCTTCGACAACGCCATGGCTGGAGTTTGGATCAAAACGGACAGCAACCCCACGCTGAGAAGAAATAAGATCCACGACGGCAGAGACGGAGGCATCTGCATCTTTAACGGAGGCAGAG GTCTTCTGGAGGAGAACGACATCTTCAGAAACGCTCAGGCCGGAGTGTTGATCAGCACCAACAGCCATCCCATACTACGCAAGAACCGCATTTTTGATGGTTTCGCAGCAG GTATCGAGATTACCAACCATGCCACTGCGACGCTAGAAGGGAACCAGATCTTCAACAATCGCTTTGGGGGTTTGTTTCTGGCCTCGGGGGTCAACGTCACCATGAAAG ACAATAAGATCCAGAATAACCAGGACGCCATCGAGaaggctgtgagcagaggacaGTGTCTCTACAAGATCTCCAGCTACACTAGTTACCCCATGCACGACTTCTACAG ATGTCACACCTGTAATACGACAGATAGGAACGCCATCTGTGTCAACTGCATTAAAAAATGCCACCAAGGACACGATGTAGAGTTTATACGGCACGATCG GTTTTTTTGTGACTGCGGAGCGGGGACATTGTCCAACCCGTGCACGTTGGCCGGGGAACCCACGCATGACACGGACACTCTGTACGACTCGGCGCCACCAATCGAGTCCAACACGCTGCAACATAACTGA
- the fbxo11b gene encoding F-box only protein 11 isoform X3 produces the protein MNSVRATNRRPRRVSRPRPVQPERNNGERDEEAPAAAAAEMAIEESGPGAQNSPYQLRRKTLLPKRTAAASATATAACPSKGPMEGASTSSTEAFGHRAKRARVSAAPAEQYLQQKLPDEVVLKIFSYLLEQDLCQAACVCKRFSQLANDPILWKRLYMEVFEYTRPMMHPEPGRFYQVIPEEHEHPNPWKESFQQLYKGAHVKPGFAEHFYSNPGRYKGRENMLYYDTIEDALGGVQEAHFDGLIFVHSGIYTDEWIYIESPITMIGAAPGKVADKVVIENTRDSTFVFMEGSEDLYVGYMTIKFNPDDKSAQHHNAHHCLEITVNCSPNIDHCIIRSTCTVGSAVCVSGQGACPTIKHCNISDCENVGLYITDHAQGIYEDNEISNNALAGIWVKNHGNPIIRRNHIHHGRDVGVFTFDHGMGYFENCNIHRNRIAGFEVKAYANPTVVRCEIHHGQTGGIYVHEKGRGQFIENKIYANNFAGVWITSNSDPTIRANAIFNGNQGGVYIFGDGRGLIESNDIYGNALAGIQIRTNSCPIVRHNKIHDGQHGGIYVHEKGQGVIEENEVYSNTLAGVWVTTGSTPVLRKNRIHSGKQVGVYFYDNGHGVLEDNDIYNHMYSGVQIRTGSNPKIRRNKIWGGQNGGILVYNSGLGFIEDNEIFDNAMAGVWIKTDSNPTLRRNKIHDGRDGGICIFNGGRGLLEENDIFRNAQAGVLISTNSHPILRKNRIFDGFAAGIEITNHATATLEGNQIFNNRFGGLFLASGVNVTMKDNKIQNNQDAIEKAVSRGQCLYKISSYTSYPMHDFYRCHTCNTTDRNAICVNCIKKCHQGHDVEFIRHDRFFCDCGAGTLSNPCTLAGEPTHDTDTLYDSAPPIESNTLQHN, from the exons CGAGGCGGGTGTCGAGGCCGCGCCCGGTACAGCCAGAACGAAACAACGGGGAGAGAG ATGAGGAGGCTCCTGCAGCAGCCGCAGCAGAAATGGCTATTGAGGAATCTGGTCCAGGAGCTCAGAACAGTCCCTATCAGCTTCGCCGAAAGACCCTGCTCCCCAAGAGAACCGCCGCTGCCTCCGCCACTGCCACCGCCGCCTGTCCCAGCAAGGGTCCAATGGAG GGAGCCTCCACGTCGTCCACAGAGGCCTTTGGCCATCGGGCCAAGCGGGCACGAGTGTCCG cagCCCCAGCAGAGCAATATCTACAACAGAAGCTCCCCGATGAGGTTGTTTTGAAAATTTTCTCCTACTTACTGGAGCAGGATCTTTGTCAGGCCGCTTGTGTGTGTAAGAGATTCAGCCAACTGGCAAACGATCCCATCCTATG GAAGCGGCTATACATGGAGGTGTTTGAGTACACGCGTCCCATGATGCACCCAGAGCCAGGCAGGTTCTACCAGGTCATCCCCGAAGAACACGAACACCCAAACCCGTGGAAGGAGAGCTTCCAGCAGTTG TACAAAGGTGCACATGTAAAGCCAGGCTTCGCTGAGCATTTTTACAGTAACCCTGGGAGATACAAAGGCAGAGAGAATATGCTG TATTACGACACCATCGAGGATGCACTGGGTGGCGTACAGGAAGCTCATTTCGATGGTCTTATTTTTGTTCACTCCGGCATCTACACAGACGAGTGGATTTACATAGAATCCCCCATCACCATGATCGGAGCAG CTCCCGGTAAAGTTGCTGACAAGGTGGTGATAGAGAATACCCGAGATTCAACGTTTGTTTTCATGGAGGGCTCGGAGGATTTATATGTGGGATACATGACTATCAAG TTTAATCCTGACGATAAGTCGGCGCAGCACCACAACGCCCACCACTGCCTCGAGATCACAGTCAACTGCAGTCCCAACATCGACCATTGCATCATCCGCTCCACATGCACAG TTGGTtcagctgtgtgtgtcagtggaCAAGGAGCATGCCCCACCATCAAGCACTGCAACATCAGCGACTGTGAGAACGTTGGTCTGTACATTACAGATCATGCACAg GGCATTTATGAAGATAACGAAATTAGCAACAATGCATTAGCGGGAATTTGGGTGAAAAACCATGGTAACCCCATCATTAGACGTAACCACATCCACCATGGAAGAGATGTGGGCGTGTTCACGTTTGACCATGGAATG GGTTACTTTGAGAATTGTAATATCCATAGAAATCGTATAGCAGGCTTCGAGGTGAAGGCGTACGCCAACCCCACAGTGGTGCGCTGCGAGATTCACCACGGCCAAACGGGCGGCATCTACGTTCACGAGAAGGGGCGTGGCCAGTTTATAGAGAACAAGATTTACGCCAATAACTTTGCTGGGGTGTGGATCACATCCAACAGTGACCCGACAATACG GGCAAACGCAATATTCAACGGTAACCAAGGTGGAGTGTACATATTTGGAGACGGACGAGGTTTGATAGAAAGCAACGACATCTATGGCAACGCTTTGGCTGGAATCCAGATTCGAACCAACAGCTGCCCCATAGTACGGCACAACAAGATTCACGACGGACAACACGGAGGCATCTATGTG cacgAGAAAGGTCAGGGAGTGATCGAAGAGAACGAAGTTTACAGCAACACACTCGCAGGCGTGTGGGTGACCACGGGGAGCACGCCGGTTCTCCGCAAGAACCGCATCCACAGTGGGAAACAG GTAGGAGTATATTTCTATGACAACGGTCATGGAGTGTTAGAAGACAACGACATCTACAATCACATGTACTCCGGTGTCCAAATAAG GACGGGGAGCAACCCAAAGATCCGGCGCAACAAGATTTGGGGAGGCCAGAACGGGGGGATCCTAGTCTACAACTCAG GTCTCGGCTTCATCGAGGACAACGAGATCTTCGACAACGCCATGGCTGGAGTTTGGATCAAAACGGACAGCAACCCCACGCTGAGAAGAAATAAGATCCACGACGGCAGAGACGGAGGCATCTGCATCTTTAACGGAGGCAGAG GTCTTCTGGAGGAGAACGACATCTTCAGAAACGCTCAGGCCGGAGTGTTGATCAGCACCAACAGCCATCCCATACTACGCAAGAACCGCATTTTTGATGGTTTCGCAGCAG GTATCGAGATTACCAACCATGCCACTGCGACGCTAGAAGGGAACCAGATCTTCAACAATCGCTTTGGGGGTTTGTTTCTGGCCTCGGGGGTCAACGTCACCATGAAAG ACAATAAGATCCAGAATAACCAGGACGCCATCGAGaaggctgtgagcagaggacaGTGTCTCTACAAGATCTCCAGCTACACTAGTTACCCCATGCACGACTTCTACAG ATGTCACACCTGTAATACGACAGATAGGAACGCCATCTGTGTCAACTGCATTAAAAAATGCCACCAAGGACACGATGTAGAGTTTATACGGCACGATCG GTTTTTTTGTGACTGCGGAGCGGGGACATTGTCCAACCCGTGCACGTTGGCCGGGGAACCCACGCATGACACGGACACTCTGTACGACTCGGCGCCACCAATCGAGTCCAACACGCTGCAACATAACTGA
- the fbxo11b gene encoding F-box only protein 11 isoform X2 yields the protein MNSVRATNRRPRRVSRPRPVQPERNNGERDEEAPAAAAAEMAIEESGPGAQNSPYQLRRKTLLPKRTAAASATATAACPSKGPMEGASTSSTEAFGHRAKRARVSGKSLDLPAPAEQYLQQKLPDEVVLKIFSYLLEQDLCQAACVCKRFSQLANDPILWKRLYMEVFEYTRPMMHPEPGRFYQVIPEEHEHPNPWKESFQQLYKGAHVKPGFAEHFYSNPGRYKGRENMLYYDTIEDALGGVQEAHFDGLIFVHSGIYTDEWIYIESPITMIGAAPGKVADKVVIENTRDSTFVFMEGSEDLYVGYMTIKFNPDDKSAQHHNAHHCLEITVNCSPNIDHCIIRSTCTVGSAVCVSGQGACPTIKHCNISDCENVGLYITDHAQGIYEDNEISNNALAGIWVKNHGNPIIRRNHIHHGRDVGVFTFDHGMGYFENCNIHRNRIAGFEVKAYANPTVVRCEIHHGQTGGIYVHEKGRGQFIENKIYANNFAGVWITSNSDPTIRANAIFNGNQGGVYIFGDGRGLIESNDIYGNALAGIQIRTNSCPIVRHNKIHDGQHGGIYVHEKGQGVIEENEVYSNTLAGVWVTTGSTPVLRKNRIHSGKQVGVYFYDNGHGVLEDNDIYNHMYSGVQIRTGSNPKIRRNKIWGGQNGGILVYNSGLGFIEDNEIFDNAMAGVWIKTDSNPTLRRNKIHDGRDGGICIFNGGRGLLEENDIFRNAQAGVLISTNSHPILRKNRIFDGFAAGIEITNHATATLEGNQIFNNRFGGLFLASGVNVTMKDNKIQNNQDAIEKAVSRGQCLYKISSYTSYPMHDFYRCHTCNTTDRNAICVNCIKKCHQGHDVEFIRHDRFFCDCGAGTLSNPCTLAGEPTHDTDTLYDSAPPIESNTLQHN from the exons CGAGGCGGGTGTCGAGGCCGCGCCCGGTACAGCCAGAACGAAACAACGGGGAGAGAG ATGAGGAGGCTCCTGCAGCAGCCGCAGCAGAAATGGCTATTGAGGAATCTGGTCCAGGAGCTCAGAACAGTCCCTATCAGCTTCGCCGAAAGACCCTGCTCCCCAAGAGAACCGCCGCTGCCTCCGCCACTGCCACCGCCGCCTGTCCCAGCAAGGGTCCAATGGAG GGAGCCTCCACGTCGTCCACAGAGGCCTTTGGCCATCGGGCCAAGCGGGCACGAGTGTCCGGTAAGAGCCTCGACCTGCCAG CCCCAGCAGAGCAATATCTACAACAGAAGCTCCCCGATGAGGTTGTTTTGAAAATTTTCTCCTACTTACTGGAGCAGGATCTTTGTCAGGCCGCTTGTGTGTGTAAGAGATTCAGCCAACTGGCAAACGATCCCATCCTATG GAAGCGGCTATACATGGAGGTGTTTGAGTACACGCGTCCCATGATGCACCCAGAGCCAGGCAGGTTCTACCAGGTCATCCCCGAAGAACACGAACACCCAAACCCGTGGAAGGAGAGCTTCCAGCAGTTG TACAAAGGTGCACATGTAAAGCCAGGCTTCGCTGAGCATTTTTACAGTAACCCTGGGAGATACAAAGGCAGAGAGAATATGCTG TATTACGACACCATCGAGGATGCACTGGGTGGCGTACAGGAAGCTCATTTCGATGGTCTTATTTTTGTTCACTCCGGCATCTACACAGACGAGTGGATTTACATAGAATCCCCCATCACCATGATCGGAGCAG CTCCCGGTAAAGTTGCTGACAAGGTGGTGATAGAGAATACCCGAGATTCAACGTTTGTTTTCATGGAGGGCTCGGAGGATTTATATGTGGGATACATGACTATCAAG TTTAATCCTGACGATAAGTCGGCGCAGCACCACAACGCCCACCACTGCCTCGAGATCACAGTCAACTGCAGTCCCAACATCGACCATTGCATCATCCGCTCCACATGCACAG TTGGTtcagctgtgtgtgtcagtggaCAAGGAGCATGCCCCACCATCAAGCACTGCAACATCAGCGACTGTGAGAACGTTGGTCTGTACATTACAGATCATGCACAg GGCATTTATGAAGATAACGAAATTAGCAACAATGCATTAGCGGGAATTTGGGTGAAAAACCATGGTAACCCCATCATTAGACGTAACCACATCCACCATGGAAGAGATGTGGGCGTGTTCACGTTTGACCATGGAATG GGTTACTTTGAGAATTGTAATATCCATAGAAATCGTATAGCAGGCTTCGAGGTGAAGGCGTACGCCAACCCCACAGTGGTGCGCTGCGAGATTCACCACGGCCAAACGGGCGGCATCTACGTTCACGAGAAGGGGCGTGGCCAGTTTATAGAGAACAAGATTTACGCCAATAACTTTGCTGGGGTGTGGATCACATCCAACAGTGACCCGACAATACG GGCAAACGCAATATTCAACGGTAACCAAGGTGGAGTGTACATATTTGGAGACGGACGAGGTTTGATAGAAAGCAACGACATCTATGGCAACGCTTTGGCTGGAATCCAGATTCGAACCAACAGCTGCCCCATAGTACGGCACAACAAGATTCACGACGGACAACACGGAGGCATCTATGTG cacgAGAAAGGTCAGGGAGTGATCGAAGAGAACGAAGTTTACAGCAACACACTCGCAGGCGTGTGGGTGACCACGGGGAGCACGCCGGTTCTCCGCAAGAACCGCATCCACAGTGGGAAACAG GTAGGAGTATATTTCTATGACAACGGTCATGGAGTGTTAGAAGACAACGACATCTACAATCACATGTACTCCGGTGTCCAAATAAG GACGGGGAGCAACCCAAAGATCCGGCGCAACAAGATTTGGGGAGGCCAGAACGGGGGGATCCTAGTCTACAACTCAG GTCTCGGCTTCATCGAGGACAACGAGATCTTCGACAACGCCATGGCTGGAGTTTGGATCAAAACGGACAGCAACCCCACGCTGAGAAGAAATAAGATCCACGACGGCAGAGACGGAGGCATCTGCATCTTTAACGGAGGCAGAG GTCTTCTGGAGGAGAACGACATCTTCAGAAACGCTCAGGCCGGAGTGTTGATCAGCACCAACAGCCATCCCATACTACGCAAGAACCGCATTTTTGATGGTTTCGCAGCAG GTATCGAGATTACCAACCATGCCACTGCGACGCTAGAAGGGAACCAGATCTTCAACAATCGCTTTGGGGGTTTGTTTCTGGCCTCGGGGGTCAACGTCACCATGAAAG ACAATAAGATCCAGAATAACCAGGACGCCATCGAGaaggctgtgagcagaggacaGTGTCTCTACAAGATCTCCAGCTACACTAGTTACCCCATGCACGACTTCTACAG ATGTCACACCTGTAATACGACAGATAGGAACGCCATCTGTGTCAACTGCATTAAAAAATGCCACCAAGGACACGATGTAGAGTTTATACGGCACGATCG GTTTTTTTGTGACTGCGGAGCGGGGACATTGTCCAACCCGTGCACGTTGGCCGGGGAACCCACGCATGACACGGACACTCTGTACGACTCGGCGCCACCAATCGAGTCCAACACGCTGCAACATAACTGA
- the fbxo11b gene encoding F-box only protein 11 isoform X1 yields MNSVRATNRRPRRVSRPRPVQPERNNGERDEEAPAAAAAEMAIEESGPGAQNSPYQLRRKTLLPKRTAAASATATAACPSKGPMEGASTSSTEAFGHRAKRARVSGKSLDLPAAPAEQYLQQKLPDEVVLKIFSYLLEQDLCQAACVCKRFSQLANDPILWKRLYMEVFEYTRPMMHPEPGRFYQVIPEEHEHPNPWKESFQQLYKGAHVKPGFAEHFYSNPGRYKGRENMLYYDTIEDALGGVQEAHFDGLIFVHSGIYTDEWIYIESPITMIGAAPGKVADKVVIENTRDSTFVFMEGSEDLYVGYMTIKFNPDDKSAQHHNAHHCLEITVNCSPNIDHCIIRSTCTVGSAVCVSGQGACPTIKHCNISDCENVGLYITDHAQGIYEDNEISNNALAGIWVKNHGNPIIRRNHIHHGRDVGVFTFDHGMGYFENCNIHRNRIAGFEVKAYANPTVVRCEIHHGQTGGIYVHEKGRGQFIENKIYANNFAGVWITSNSDPTIRANAIFNGNQGGVYIFGDGRGLIESNDIYGNALAGIQIRTNSCPIVRHNKIHDGQHGGIYVHEKGQGVIEENEVYSNTLAGVWVTTGSTPVLRKNRIHSGKQVGVYFYDNGHGVLEDNDIYNHMYSGVQIRTGSNPKIRRNKIWGGQNGGILVYNSGLGFIEDNEIFDNAMAGVWIKTDSNPTLRRNKIHDGRDGGICIFNGGRGLLEENDIFRNAQAGVLISTNSHPILRKNRIFDGFAAGIEITNHATATLEGNQIFNNRFGGLFLASGVNVTMKDNKIQNNQDAIEKAVSRGQCLYKISSYTSYPMHDFYRCHTCNTTDRNAICVNCIKKCHQGHDVEFIRHDRFFCDCGAGTLSNPCTLAGEPTHDTDTLYDSAPPIESNTLQHN; encoded by the exons CGAGGCGGGTGTCGAGGCCGCGCCCGGTACAGCCAGAACGAAACAACGGGGAGAGAG ATGAGGAGGCTCCTGCAGCAGCCGCAGCAGAAATGGCTATTGAGGAATCTGGTCCAGGAGCTCAGAACAGTCCCTATCAGCTTCGCCGAAAGACCCTGCTCCCCAAGAGAACCGCCGCTGCCTCCGCCACTGCCACCGCCGCCTGTCCCAGCAAGGGTCCAATGGAG GGAGCCTCCACGTCGTCCACAGAGGCCTTTGGCCATCGGGCCAAGCGGGCACGAGTGTCCGGTAAGAGCCTCGACCTGCCAG cagCCCCAGCAGAGCAATATCTACAACAGAAGCTCCCCGATGAGGTTGTTTTGAAAATTTTCTCCTACTTACTGGAGCAGGATCTTTGTCAGGCCGCTTGTGTGTGTAAGAGATTCAGCCAACTGGCAAACGATCCCATCCTATG GAAGCGGCTATACATGGAGGTGTTTGAGTACACGCGTCCCATGATGCACCCAGAGCCAGGCAGGTTCTACCAGGTCATCCCCGAAGAACACGAACACCCAAACCCGTGGAAGGAGAGCTTCCAGCAGTTG TACAAAGGTGCACATGTAAAGCCAGGCTTCGCTGAGCATTTTTACAGTAACCCTGGGAGATACAAAGGCAGAGAGAATATGCTG TATTACGACACCATCGAGGATGCACTGGGTGGCGTACAGGAAGCTCATTTCGATGGTCTTATTTTTGTTCACTCCGGCATCTACACAGACGAGTGGATTTACATAGAATCCCCCATCACCATGATCGGAGCAG CTCCCGGTAAAGTTGCTGACAAGGTGGTGATAGAGAATACCCGAGATTCAACGTTTGTTTTCATGGAGGGCTCGGAGGATTTATATGTGGGATACATGACTATCAAG TTTAATCCTGACGATAAGTCGGCGCAGCACCACAACGCCCACCACTGCCTCGAGATCACAGTCAACTGCAGTCCCAACATCGACCATTGCATCATCCGCTCCACATGCACAG TTGGTtcagctgtgtgtgtcagtggaCAAGGAGCATGCCCCACCATCAAGCACTGCAACATCAGCGACTGTGAGAACGTTGGTCTGTACATTACAGATCATGCACAg GGCATTTATGAAGATAACGAAATTAGCAACAATGCATTAGCGGGAATTTGGGTGAAAAACCATGGTAACCCCATCATTAGACGTAACCACATCCACCATGGAAGAGATGTGGGCGTGTTCACGTTTGACCATGGAATG GGTTACTTTGAGAATTGTAATATCCATAGAAATCGTATAGCAGGCTTCGAGGTGAAGGCGTACGCCAACCCCACAGTGGTGCGCTGCGAGATTCACCACGGCCAAACGGGCGGCATCTACGTTCACGAGAAGGGGCGTGGCCAGTTTATAGAGAACAAGATTTACGCCAATAACTTTGCTGGGGTGTGGATCACATCCAACAGTGACCCGACAATACG GGCAAACGCAATATTCAACGGTAACCAAGGTGGAGTGTACATATTTGGAGACGGACGAGGTTTGATAGAAAGCAACGACATCTATGGCAACGCTTTGGCTGGAATCCAGATTCGAACCAACAGCTGCCCCATAGTACGGCACAACAAGATTCACGACGGACAACACGGAGGCATCTATGTG cacgAGAAAGGTCAGGGAGTGATCGAAGAGAACGAAGTTTACAGCAACACACTCGCAGGCGTGTGGGTGACCACGGGGAGCACGCCGGTTCTCCGCAAGAACCGCATCCACAGTGGGAAACAG GTAGGAGTATATTTCTATGACAACGGTCATGGAGTGTTAGAAGACAACGACATCTACAATCACATGTACTCCGGTGTCCAAATAAG GACGGGGAGCAACCCAAAGATCCGGCGCAACAAGATTTGGGGAGGCCAGAACGGGGGGATCCTAGTCTACAACTCAG GTCTCGGCTTCATCGAGGACAACGAGATCTTCGACAACGCCATGGCTGGAGTTTGGATCAAAACGGACAGCAACCCCACGCTGAGAAGAAATAAGATCCACGACGGCAGAGACGGAGGCATCTGCATCTTTAACGGAGGCAGAG GTCTTCTGGAGGAGAACGACATCTTCAGAAACGCTCAGGCCGGAGTGTTGATCAGCACCAACAGCCATCCCATACTACGCAAGAACCGCATTTTTGATGGTTTCGCAGCAG GTATCGAGATTACCAACCATGCCACTGCGACGCTAGAAGGGAACCAGATCTTCAACAATCGCTTTGGGGGTTTGTTTCTGGCCTCGGGGGTCAACGTCACCATGAAAG ACAATAAGATCCAGAATAACCAGGACGCCATCGAGaaggctgtgagcagaggacaGTGTCTCTACAAGATCTCCAGCTACACTAGTTACCCCATGCACGACTTCTACAG ATGTCACACCTGTAATACGACAGATAGGAACGCCATCTGTGTCAACTGCATTAAAAAATGCCACCAAGGACACGATGTAGAGTTTATACGGCACGATCG GTTTTTTTGTGACTGCGGAGCGGGGACATTGTCCAACCCGTGCACGTTGGCCGGGGAACCCACGCATGACACGGACACTCTGTACGACTCGGCGCCACCAATCGAGTCCAACACGCTGCAACATAACTGA